A region from the Nonlabens sp. YIK11 genome encodes:
- a CDS encoding L-threonylcarbamoyladenylate synthase, translating to MAELIKLYEEKTDQKQLKRIAKAMREGALVIYPTDTVYGLGCDITNKAAIEKIAQLKGVKSEKANFSFICEDLSNLSEYTSQIDSGTFKILKRNLPGPYTFVLPGNNNLPGIFKKKKTVGIRVPDNNIAIGLVKALGNPIISTSIKDEDEVLEYTTDPSLIHEKWDKLVDFVIDGGAGGNVGSTVIDLTTSEPTLIREGKGSTEL from the coding sequence ATGGCAGAGCTAATCAAACTTTACGAAGAGAAAACCGACCAAAAACAATTGAAACGTATTGCCAAAGCAATGCGTGAAGGTGCACTGGTCATTTATCCAACAGACACAGTATATGGTCTGGGCTGTGATATTACCAATAAGGCTGCAATTGAAAAAATTGCACAGCTTAAAGGCGTGAAATCTGAGAAGGCCAATTTTTCCTTTATTTGTGAGGATTTGAGCAATTTGAGTGAATACACCAGTCAAATCGATTCTGGCACGTTTAAAATATTAAAACGTAATCTTCCTGGTCCCTATACTTTTGTTTTGCCAGGTAATAACAATTTACCTGGAATCTTTAAAAAGAAGAAAACAGTAGGTATACGCGTTCCAGATAACAATATTGCCATAGGGCTTGTAAAAGCTTTGGGGAACCCTATTATCTCTACTTCCATCAAAGACGAGGATGAAGTCCTTGAATACACCACAGACCCTAGTTTGATCCATGAGAAATGGGACAAATTAGTCGATTTTGTCATCGATGGTGGTGCTGGAGGCAACGTCGGTTCCACAGTAATTGATTTAACCACGTCAGAACCTACCTTGATAAGAGAAGGAAAAGGAAGTACGGAGTTGTAG
- a CDS encoding YfhO family protein, which produces MQFQFKKIIPHLAVFVIFIIASLAYFYPVLSGKKLYQNDIVQYKGNARQLIENREVNGEEIYWTDSVFGGMPTYQLGARYDYDFIDSLDRAIRFLPRPADYLFLYFICFYILMMVLRVDWRLGLLGALAFGFSTYLVIILGVGHNAKAHAIAYFPLVLSGIILVFQRRYIWGGILTAIAMALELQANHPQMTYYLLMAVAVLGTAYLIDTIRRNILPHYFKSIGIMIAAVLLALGTNASNLLATKEYSQESTRGPSELTINAQGESVTTTNGLDYDYITQYSYGIAESLNLIIPRFAGGGSGERPDEESNTVDFLVTTYGIPKADALAFAQQNVPLYWGAQPIVEAPAYIGITVFFLALLACFLIKGRLKWWTIGAAVLALLLSYGKNLDFLTSFFVEYVPLYSKFRAITSIQVIIELCIPILAVVGLYQLFNKKHSLENKWKALKYAGLGLGGVILFIALLGNQFFDFAGPYDASYRNSEQLGQGFVDALRQDRFEMMRADAFRSLLYVGLIVAGLFLYLKSKLSENLLILGLGILILIDLVGFDQNYINYEETPTERSNFVRASDYDPPFEATQADLEIAKDDEVFRVYDLLQDPFNSGRSPYFHRSLGGYHGAKPKRISDLADFYLRDENGYLIPEVTSQNREILNMFNVKYIITANENQIQIQENEERLGPAWFVKEYATVKDANEEIQSLIYLNRDSVAIIQEDQKKLLNLGELDFGFNGSIELIDYSPEKLTYKSKSSQPELAVFSEAYYPHGWKATIDGKEVPIAKVNYALRGLSVPAGDHEIVFEFDPEVVKTGNTVMLASNVLLGLVILGSIFLWIRKSR; this is translated from the coding sequence ATGCAGTTTCAGTTCAAGAAAATAATACCGCATCTAGCGGTGTTTGTCATCTTCATTATTGCCTCTCTAGCTTACTTTTATCCTGTACTTTCTGGTAAGAAGTTATACCAAAATGATATTGTTCAATACAAGGGTAACGCTAGACAACTTATCGAAAACAGGGAAGTGAATGGCGAGGAGATTTACTGGACAGATTCCGTTTTTGGAGGTATGCCTACCTATCAATTGGGCGCTAGATACGACTATGATTTCATAGATAGTCTGGATCGTGCAATACGATTCCTGCCGCGTCCCGCAGATTATCTATTTCTATATTTTATTTGTTTTTACATTTTGATGATGGTGCTGCGCGTGGATTGGCGATTGGGTCTTTTAGGTGCGCTGGCCTTTGGATTTTCTACATATCTAGTCATCATTTTGGGAGTTGGTCACAATGCCAAGGCTCATGCTATTGCCTACTTTCCGCTGGTTTTAAGCGGAATTATTTTGGTTTTTCAACGCAGGTACATTTGGGGTGGCATCTTGACCGCTATCGCCATGGCGCTGGAGCTGCAGGCCAACCATCCACAAATGACCTATTACTTGTTAATGGCTGTGGCTGTGCTAGGCACCGCCTATTTAATCGATACCATAAGGCGCAACATCTTACCTCATTACTTTAAGTCCATAGGTATCATGATCGCTGCGGTTCTCCTCGCGCTGGGAACTAATGCTAGTAATCTGCTCGCTACTAAAGAGTACAGTCAAGAGAGCACGCGCGGTCCATCAGAGTTGACTATTAACGCTCAAGGCGAAAGCGTAACAACCACGAACGGCCTCGATTATGATTACATCACGCAATACAGTTATGGCATCGCAGAAAGTCTGAACCTGATCATACCGAGGTTTGCCGGTGGCGGCAGCGGCGAGCGACCTGATGAGGAATCCAATACGGTTGATTTTCTCGTCACTACTTACGGCATTCCTAAAGCAGATGCCTTGGCATTTGCCCAGCAAAACGTTCCCTTATATTGGGGTGCACAACCTATTGTCGAGGCTCCAGCATATATAGGAATCACGGTTTTCTTTTTGGCATTGCTCGCTTGTTTCTTAATCAAAGGAAGATTGAAATGGTGGACAATAGGAGCAGCCGTTCTCGCTTTGTTGCTTTCTTACGGTAAAAACCTGGACTTTTTGACCAGCTTTTTTGTTGAGTATGTGCCTCTGTATTCAAAATTTAGAGCGATCACCTCCATTCAGGTCATTATTGAGTTGTGTATTCCTATTCTCGCCGTTGTTGGACTGTATCAACTGTTCAACAAGAAACATTCTTTAGAAAACAAATGGAAGGCTTTAAAATATGCAGGATTAGGATTGGGTGGCGTGATTCTATTCATTGCGTTATTAGGAAATCAGTTCTTCGATTTTGCTGGTCCTTATGATGCTTCCTATAGAAATAGTGAGCAACTAGGACAAGGTTTTGTGGATGCGTTGCGTCAGGACCGTTTTGAAATGATGCGAGCAGATGCTTTCAGGTCTTTACTCTATGTGGGATTGATCGTGGCAGGCTTATTTCTGTATCTCAAGTCAAAACTTTCAGAAAACCTCTTGATCCTTGGATTGGGTATCTTGATTTTAATTGACCTGGTTGGTTTTGATCAGAATTATATCAACTACGAAGAAACTCCCACTGAACGCAGCAACTTTGTAAGAGCCAGTGATTACGATCCGCCATTTGAGGCGACGCAGGCAGATCTTGAAATCGCAAAGGACGACGAAGTATTTAGAGTGTATGACCTTTTGCAGGATCCATTCAATTCAGGTCGCAGTCCATATTTCCACAGGTCTTTAGGTGGTTATCATGGTGCAAAACCTAAAAGAATTTCAGATCTCGCCGATTTCTACCTAAGAGATGAAAACGGCTATCTAATACCCGAAGTTACTAGCCAGAATCGTGAAATACTCAACATGTTCAACGTGAAGTACATCATCACGGCAAATGAGAATCAAATTCAGATTCAAGAAAATGAAGAACGCCTAGGGCCAGCCTGGTTTGTAAAAGAATATGCAACGGTCAAGGATGCTAATGAGGAGATTCAATCATTGATTTATCTTAATAGAGATAGTGTTGCTATCATCCAGGAAGATCAAAAAAAACTGCTGAATCTGGGAGAATTGGATTTTGGGTTTAATGGATCTATTGAACTAATCGATTATAGTCCTGAAAAACTAACCTATAAATCCAAGAGTTCACAGCCTGAACTAGCTGTGTTTTCTGAAGCTTATTATCCGCATGGATGGAAAGCCACGATTGACGGTAAGGAAGTTCCTATTGCAAAGGTCAACTATGCACTTAGAGGTTTGAGCGTTCCTGCTGGCGATCATGAAATTGTCTTTGAATTTGATCCAGAAGTGGTCAAAACAGGAAACACCGTCATGCTAGCGAGCAACGTGCTGCTGGGATTGGTCATTTTGGGATCGATCTTTCTGTGGATTCGTAAATCACGATAA
- a CDS encoding DUF4834 family protein: MKLLQAILIIVGVYLAVRLIVRMYGKSILKWAGKKAMDRVQRQFEQRQNGSSYQNTAKEGETIINNGNSTSRSHTQQSKKTLGEYVDYEEID, translated from the coding sequence TTGAAATTACTACAGGCTATTCTAATTATCGTGGGCGTTTATCTTGCTGTGCGATTGATCGTGAGAATGTATGGCAAATCCATTTTAAAATGGGCAGGTAAGAAAGCCATGGATCGAGTTCAACGCCAGTTTGAGCAACGTCAAAATGGTTCTTCCTATCAAAACACTGCCAAAGAAGGCGAGACCATCATCAATAACGGTAATTCTACCTCAAGATCGCATACTCAACAATCCAAGAAAACGTTAGGTGAGTACGTCGACTATGAAGAAATTGACTAA
- a CDS encoding RluA family pseudouridine synthase: MNKLDPQRILFEDNHLIAVNKNSGDLVQGDKTGDVILPDIIKDYIAVKYDKPGAVYLGVTHRLDRPTSGAVIFARTSKALTRMNKLFADHDTKKIYWAVVEGHVSQERQSLTHYLLRNPKQNKSYAHDHEVPNSKKATLHYKLLHRLDNYSLLEVNLETGRHHQIRSQLSKIGHVIKGDLKYGARRSNKDGSIHLHARFLSFIHPVRKEPVHITAPVPSHDPIWKAIEKNL, translated from the coding sequence TTGAATAAATTAGACCCACAACGTATACTATTTGAGGACAATCATTTGATTGCCGTCAACAAAAACTCTGGCGATCTGGTCCAAGGCGATAAGACCGGTGACGTGATCCTGCCCGATATTATCAAAGATTACATTGCGGTCAAATACGACAAACCTGGAGCCGTCTATTTAGGCGTTACTCATCGACTGGATAGGCCTACGTCTGGAGCAGTGATTTTTGCAAGAACGTCAAAGGCTCTTACCAGAATGAATAAGCTCTTTGCCGACCACGACACCAAAAAAATCTATTGGGCCGTGGTAGAAGGTCACGTAAGTCAAGAACGTCAGTCTTTGACGCATTATTTGCTGCGTAATCCCAAGCAAAATAAGAGCTATGCTCATGATCACGAGGTCCCTAATTCAAAAAAAGCTACTCTTCATTACAAATTACTGCACAGGCTGGACAACTATAGTTTATTAGAAGTGAACCTAGAAACGGGTAGGCATCATCAAATCAGGTCGCAGCTTAGTAAAATAGGCCATGTCATTAAAGGAGATTTAAAATATGGTGCCAGACGCAGTAACAAAGATGGAAGCATCCATTTACACGCAAGATTCTTATCTTTCATACATCCAGTAAGAAAGGAACCGGTACACATCACAGCACCAGTTCCCTCACACGATCCTATCTGGAAAGCTATAGAAAAGAATTTATGA
- a CDS encoding alpha/beta fold hydrolase, with protein MPYLEKTTGTSEANVSIYYEDYGSGDPIILSHGWPLSGNMWEYQVPVLIEAGYRVITYDRRGFGKSSRPYQNYNYSTMSQDVHDIITKLSLNNVTLVGFSMGGGELGKFVEKYGTSNLKKLVFISSIAPFMLKTDDNPDGVPEKVFEGMKENVKNDRAGFLKEFGKNFVNYDDNKDKVSEGQMDYNFNIAVSASPKGTLDCIDAFGKTDLRDALKSIDIPTLFIHGDADEIVPPKPTSEQGHKLVKDSRLEIIEGAPHGLYLTHQEQLHKILLDFLK; from the coding sequence ATGCCATATCTAGAAAAAACAACCGGAACATCAGAAGCTAACGTATCTATCTATTACGAAGACTATGGATCAGGTGATCCTATTATTTTGAGCCACGGCTGGCCATTGAGCGGCAACATGTGGGAATATCAAGTACCTGTATTGATTGAAGCGGGTTATAGAGTCATTACTTACGATCGCCGTGGTTTTGGAAAATCTTCCAGACCTTATCAAAATTATAACTATAGCACCATGTCACAGGACGTGCATGACATCATCACCAAATTGAGTCTCAATAATGTAACTCTCGTAGGGTTTTCCATGGGCGGTGGCGAACTGGGAAAATTTGTGGAAAAATATGGAACTAGCAACTTGAAGAAATTAGTATTTATAAGCTCTATCGCTCCGTTTATGCTCAAAACAGATGATAATCCAGATGGTGTGCCCGAAAAAGTATTTGAAGGCATGAAAGAAAACGTCAAAAATGATCGAGCAGGTTTCTTGAAAGAGTTTGGAAAGAACTTTGTGAACTACGATGACAATAAAGACAAAGTTTCTGAAGGTCAAATGGATTATAACTTCAATATTGCTGTTTCGGCTTCTCCTAAAGGTACATTAGACTGTATCGACGCGTTCGGTAAAACAGACTTGAGAGATGCTTTAAAATCAATTGACATTCCTACCCTATTCATTCACGGTGATGCCGATGAGATTGTACCACCAAAACCTACATCAGAACAAGGACATAAATTAGTTAAAGATTCCAGATTGGAAATCATAGAAGGAGCACCGCACGGTTTGTACTTGACTCATCAAGAGCAATTGCATAAAATTTTATTAGATTTTCTCAAATAG
- a CDS encoding polysaccharide biosynthesis C-terminal domain-containing protein, producing MGIVIKHSSWNLVITGFGFLLGAINVLALATTYLDADYYGLMNYILSTAFLLFPLMSFGLHNTIVKYYSSYKTDRERDNFLTQMLFWPIVGAIPIFILVFVFYDDIRLLISTTNQLTGDFLWPILLIAVFQAYFEIFYAWTKVYLKTIGGNFLKEVFYRAAATITLLLVAFDFITQVQFIYSLILIYFLRMLLMAIMAWRTYAPKLIFYKLEASREILWYSVLMVIAGSVGTALIDLDKNMLNQYVDLADISYYGVAGFIATVVAIPARGMAQIMHPLTAGYFNAGDLQKVEWLYKRSSLNLTIVAGLLMVLIICNVHEFYKFLPAEFAVAIPVVLLICVVKFTENLLGNNNAILYNTNLYKFTLWLGLGLAIVAFLLNIWLIPSYGLIGAAMATCVAYVLYAFAKAYYVNIKLQMHPWTSKTSIAVLVILVTIAIFYTWDFQWNYIVNIFFKSTLIFLVYAASVYLLKLSSEVNAAIDQFISKIKRPQ from the coding sequence ATGGGAATTGTCATCAAACATAGCAGCTGGAATCTGGTCATCACAGGCTTTGGATTTTTATTGGGAGCGATCAATGTTCTGGCGCTCGCCACAACTTATCTAGATGCCGATTACTATGGATTGATGAATTATATCTTGAGCACAGCTTTTTTGCTGTTCCCATTGATGTCCTTTGGATTGCATAATACCATCGTAAAATATTACAGTAGCTACAAAACAGATCGAGAGCGCGATAATTTCCTGACTCAGATGCTATTTTGGCCTATAGTAGGTGCGATTCCTATATTCATTTTGGTGTTTGTTTTTTACGATGACATCAGACTGCTGATTTCTACCACCAACCAGCTTACGGGAGATTTTTTGTGGCCTATTTTACTTATTGCGGTATTCCAAGCCTATTTTGAGATTTTCTACGCCTGGACTAAAGTCTATTTAAAAACCATAGGCGGCAATTTTCTGAAAGAAGTATTCTATAGAGCGGCAGCGACAATCACATTGCTATTGGTTGCTTTTGACTTTATTACCCAAGTCCAATTCATTTACAGCTTAATACTGATTTACTTCCTACGTATGCTGCTCATGGCCATCATGGCCTGGCGTACCTACGCTCCCAAACTCATTTTTTACAAATTGGAAGCTTCAAGAGAGATTTTGTGGTACTCGGTTTTGATGGTGATAGCGGGTAGTGTAGGCACGGCATTGATTGATCTGGATAAAAACATGCTCAATCAATACGTGGATCTTGCGGACATAAGTTACTACGGCGTTGCGGGATTCATTGCCACAGTGGTCGCGATACCGGCGCGTGGCATGGCGCAAATCATGCATCCGTTGACGGCAGGATATTTTAATGCTGGCGACTTGCAAAAAGTGGAATGGTTGTACAAACGCAGCTCACTCAACCTTACCATTGTTGCTGGACTGTTGATGGTTTTAATTATTTGTAATGTCCACGAATTCTATAAGTTTCTTCCAGCAGAATTTGCCGTTGCAATACCAGTTGTTCTGTTGATCTGTGTCGTGAAGTTTACCGAGAACCTTTTAGGTAACAACAATGCCATTCTGTATAACACCAACCTTTATAAATTCACGCTTTGGTTGGGATTAGGCCTTGCGATCGTTGCCTTTCTGCTGAACATTTGGTTGATCCCAAGCTATGGTTTGATAGGAGCTGCCATGGCTACCTGTGTGGCTTATGTTTTGTATGCTTTCGCGAAAGCGTACTACGTCAACATCAAATTGCAAATGCATCCATGGACCAGCAAAACGAGCATCGCCGTTTTAGTGATTTTGGTCACCATAGCCATATTTTACACTTGGGATTTTCAATGGAATTACATCGTAAACATCTTTTTTAAAAGCACCTTGATTTTCTTGGTGTATGCGGCATCTGTATATCTACTCAAACTTTCTAGCGAAGTGAAT
- a CDS encoding transporter, whose translation MLTNKTIVPFLLGMFMIPFAVLGQYTETINTNNPGQSQGAFAVGVNVIQVEGSAFYRSEEHSLLNYERDITGLAFQLRYGLLWEELEISYFGTFENVNETINQGFGTQENKFSNFSRSTLGAKYLILDPLKKWGERKVNLYSYHDNRRLKWRDLVPAISVFAGANIDLADPNSLLPPDNENFSPRAELITQNNFGRWVFVGNFIADRIGTDFPAYGGIFTLTHSINNKWAAFGEFQTIISDFYSDDIARAGGAYLINDHWQLDASAAVNFKDTPSLFQINLGMSYRIDRHQDPVIQQ comes from the coding sequence ATGCTAACTAACAAAACAATCGTTCCTTTTCTGCTTGGAATGTTCATGATTCCGTTTGCGGTGTTGGGCCAGTATACAGAAACCATCAATACCAACAATCCTGGACAATCACAAGGTGCCTTTGCAGTAGGTGTGAATGTTATTCAAGTAGAAGGTTCTGCTTTTTATCGCAGCGAAGAACATAGCTTACTCAATTATGAACGCGATATAACCGGTCTTGCTTTTCAATTGCGCTATGGTCTCTTATGGGAAGAACTGGAAATCTCCTATTTTGGAACCTTTGAAAATGTAAACGAGACGATCAATCAAGGTTTTGGTACACAGGAAAACAAATTTTCTAATTTCTCCCGCAGCACGTTGGGTGCAAAATATCTCATTTTGGATCCGCTAAAAAAATGGGGTGAGCGCAAAGTAAATCTCTACAGTTATCATGATAACCGCAGACTTAAATGGCGCGACTTGGTTCCTGCAATATCGGTATTTGCAGGTGCTAATATTGACCTGGCAGATCCCAACAGTTTATTGCCGCCAGATAATGAGAACTTTTCACCTAGAGCAGAATTAATTACCCAAAACAACTTTGGCCGTTGGGTATTTGTAGGAAACTTTATTGCAGACCGTATTGGGACTGATTTCCCAGCGTACGGCGGTATTTTTACCTTGACACACAGCATCAATAATAAGTGGGCCGCTTTTGGAGAGTTTCAAACCATCATTTCAGATTTTTATAGTGACGATATTGCTCGCGCCGGTGGCGCTTATTTGATTAATGACCACTGGCAGTTAGACGCCAGTGCAGCCGTTAATTTCAAGGATACTCCTAGCCTTTTTCAAATCAACCTGGGCATGAGCTATAGAATCGACCGTCATCAGGATCCCGTAATACAACAGTAA
- a CDS encoding DUF2945 domain-containing protein, protein MIKEGTKVKWEWGNGTAEGTVESTFTKKVTRTIEGNEVTRDGEEGNKALYIKQEDGSAVLKLESEVERAD, encoded by the coding sequence ATGATCAAGGAAGGAACCAAAGTAAAATGGGAATGGGGCAACGGTACTGCAGAAGGTACGGTAGAATCTACATTCACCAAAAAGGTGACTAGAACCATTGAGGGAAATGAAGTGACTAGAGACGGTGAGGAAGGAAACAAAGCCCTATACATCAAACAAGAAGACGGTAGCGCCGTTCTTAAACTAGAAAGTGAAGTCGAACGCGCCGATTAA
- a CDS encoding carbonic anhydrase — protein MKNLDQIFENNKQWIQSKLDEDAQYFDKLASGQSPEILYIGCSDSRATAEEIMGMGPGEIFVHRNIANMASNLDLTAMGVINYAVTHLKVDHVIVCGHYGCGGVKAAMQSQDLGILNPYLRNIRDVYRTHKDELNAIEDEEARYKRLVELNVQEQCINVLKTSDVQIAVKNRNITVHGWVFDLESGKLIDLKIDFKSILKDIMEIYHLD, from the coding sequence ATGAAAAACCTAGATCAAATTTTTGAAAATAATAAGCAATGGATCCAATCAAAGCTAGATGAAGATGCACAGTACTTTGATAAATTGGCTTCTGGTCAAAGTCCAGAGATTCTTTACATAGGATGTTCTGACAGTAGAGCCACCGCTGAGGAGATCATGGGAATGGGACCTGGCGAAATATTTGTGCACAGAAACATCGCCAATATGGCTTCAAACCTAGATCTTACTGCCATGGGCGTGATCAATTATGCGGTAACCCATCTAAAGGTAGATCATGTAATTGTTTGTGGACACTACGGTTGTGGTGGTGTAAAAGCAGCCATGCAATCGCAGGATTTAGGAATATTGAATCCTTATCTGCGCAACATACGTGATGTATACCGTACTCATAAAGATGAGCTTAATGCCATAGAAGATGAAGAAGCTAGATACAAAAGACTAGTGGAACTAAATGTTCAAGAGCAATGTATTAATGTTCTTAAAACCAGTGATGTACAGATCGCAGTAAAGAATCGTAACATCACGGTTCACGGTTGGGTTTTTGATCTTGAATCTGGCAAGTTGATTGACTTAAAAATCGACTTCAAGTCTATCCTGAAAGATATTATGGAGATCTATCATTTAGACTAA
- a CDS encoding aldehyde dehydrogenase, with protein sequence MTPAQVHQQQSDLFKTRKTFDVSYRVQALKKLKSVLEKNENEVYKALKQDLGKSEFEAFVTEFQVVMGELDTYIKKTRKWSQPKKVSAALLNFPSKARRYPEPYGNTLIISPWNYPFQLALAPLIGAVAAGNTVVLKPSEFSTATSDLLKRVCEESFESGHVNVVLGDGDIAQELTSLSWDYIFFTGSPGVGKKIYQAAAKHLTPVTLELGGKNPAVVHESANLEVCAKRIAWAKFLNTGQTCIAPDYLLIHHSVKAKFVELLKTAIVEFFGENPQESKDYPRIIRDAHFDALKEMIDDATILYGGDNDKPDLYIAPTLLDEPARESKVMKDEIFGPILPILSYKDKSDLERWITSYDKPLGAYVYAGDSGFTDWFIDRFSFGGGAVNDSVVQFLNEGLPFGGVGTSGIGSYHGKKTFETFSHYKSVVHRGTWLDISLKYPPYNKSISLVKKFFKWI encoded by the coding sequence ATGACGCCAGCCCAAGTACATCAACAACAATCTGATTTATTTAAAACCCGCAAAACCTTTGATGTCTCGTATCGCGTTCAGGCTTTAAAAAAGCTCAAATCTGTTCTGGAGAAGAATGAAAACGAGGTCTACAAAGCCTTAAAACAGGATTTGGGCAAGAGCGAATTTGAAGCTTTTGTAACAGAGTTTCAGGTGGTGATGGGCGAATTGGATACCTATATCAAAAAGACCAGAAAGTGGTCGCAACCCAAAAAAGTGAGCGCTGCCCTACTCAACTTCCCATCTAAGGCGAGACGCTATCCAGAACCCTACGGCAATACATTGATCATCTCGCCATGGAATTATCCTTTCCAGCTGGCACTTGCACCTTTGATAGGAGCAGTTGCGGCAGGAAACACAGTGGTTTTGAAGCCTAGCGAATTTTCTACCGCAACCAGTGATTTGCTTAAACGAGTATGTGAAGAAAGCTTTGAATCTGGACATGTGAATGTGGTTTTAGGCGATGGCGATATCGCACAAGAACTCACCTCTCTATCTTGGGATTACATCTTTTTTACAGGAAGTCCTGGCGTGGGCAAAAAGATTTATCAGGCTGCTGCAAAGCATTTGACTCCAGTAACACTGGAATTAGGCGGTAAAAATCCTGCCGTTGTTCATGAGAGCGCCAATCTTGAAGTGTGTGCCAAACGAATCGCCTGGGCAAAGTTTCTCAATACCGGTCAGACCTGCATCGCTCCTGACTATCTGCTCATTCACCATAGTGTCAAGGCGAAGTTTGTGGAACTACTCAAGACAGCGATTGTGGAATTCTTTGGTGAGAATCCGCAAGAGAGTAAGGATTATCCACGTATCATAAGAGACGCTCATTTTGATGCACTTAAAGAAATGATCGATGATGCAACCATACTCTATGGCGGCGATAATGATAAGCCTGATTTGTACATCGCACCTACACTACTGGACGAGCCAGCACGGGAAAGCAAAGTGATGAAAGATGAAATCTTCGGCCCTATTTTGCCCATCTTAAGTTACAAGGACAAGAGTGACCTAGAGCGATGGATAACGAGTTATGACAAGCCGCTAGGCGCTTACGTTTATGCGGGCGACAGTGGTTTTACAGATTGGTTTATAGATCGTTTTTCATTTGGTGGTGGCGCCGTGAACGACAGTGTGGTTCAGTTTTTGAATGAAGGATTGCCCTTTGGTGGTGTGGGTACCAGCGGCATAGGCAGTTATCATGGAAAGAAAACTTTTGAAACCTTCAGCCATTATAAAAGTGTGGTGCATCGCGGCACTTGGTTGGATATTTCGTTGAAGTATCCGCCGTATAATAAGAGTATCTCGTTGGTCAAGAAATTCTTTAAGTGGATTTAG
- a CDS encoding glycosyl transferase family 1, translating to MKHQLFIVAYYWPPAGGPGVQRWLKFVKYLPKDQFDITVVIPENPDYASTDNSLMDEIPQEVTTIKVPLNEPSRWIKKLFKGKTSKLQRGFIDKKPGLLERALLWIRGNYFIPDARVSWVQNVVNRLENDIAFAKVNSIITTGPPHSVHLIGQRLKQNVKFQNLKWIADFRDPWTTIGYHKSLRLTEKSAKKHQELERQVLNQADQLIVTSPSTKTEFDSKTSQPVTVITNGFDVEPNTVDQPSGNFSISHVGTLLADRNPLQLWKSLSELCKEHADFKQDFELILAGNVSQEIVDAIDNAGLGDYLKLEGYVNHDRAVALMRQSQLLLLIEIDAPETKAIIPGKTFEYISSRRPIIAIGPEGSDIKGIIESVQAGNYYTYEAIGLKQEILAAYERYKNQDLQGNTANVSQFHRKQLTQQLVNLLER from the coding sequence TTGAAACATCAATTGTTTATCGTCGCCTATTACTGGCCGCCAGCTGGTGGTCCAGGCGTACAGCGATGGTTGAAGTTTGTGAAATACCTGCCCAAAGATCAATTTGATATCACGGTAGTCATTCCAGAAAACCCTGATTATGCCAGTACGGATAATTCCTTGATGGACGAAATCCCTCAAGAGGTGACGACTATTAAAGTGCCACTCAATGAGCCCAGCCGATGGATCAAAAAACTGTTTAAAGGCAAAACCAGCAAGTTGCAACGCGGCTTTATTGATAAAAAGCCAGGTCTTTTGGAGCGTGCGCTGCTCTGGATTCGCGGGAACTATTTCATTCCAGATGCTCGTGTTTCCTGGGTTCAAAATGTAGTAAACAGGCTGGAGAATGATATCGCTTTCGCGAAAGTGAACTCCATCATCACCACAGGACCACCACATTCTGTGCATTTGATAGGACAAAGATTGAAGCAAAATGTCAAGTTCCAAAATCTAAAATGGATCGCAGATTTTAGGGATCCATGGACCACGATAGGTTATCACAAGTCGTTGCGATTGACAGAGAAGTCAGCAAAAAAGCATCAGGAACTGGAACGACAAGTATTAAATCAGGCAGATCAATTGATCGTCACCAGTCCATCCACAAAAACCGAGTTTGACTCCAAAACCTCACAACCAGTAACCGTGATCACCAATGGTTTTGATGTGGAGCCTAATACCGTAGATCAACCATCAGGAAACTTTTCCATCAGTCATGTAGGTACGCTATTGGCAGATAGAAATCCGTTACAGTTATGGAAATCGCTGTCTGAACTTTGTAAAGAACACGCCGATTTCAAACAAGATTTTGAATTGATACTGGCAGGTAATGTGAGTCAGGAAATTGTGGATGCCATTGATAATGCTGGATTAGGAGATTACCTAAAACTGGAAGGTTATGTGAATCACGATAGGGCAGTGGCGCTCATGAGGCAGTCACAACTACTTTTGCTCATTGAAATTGACGCTCCAGAAACCAAAGCGATTATTCCTGGAAAAACCTTTGAATATATTTCTAGCCGCAGACCTATCATCGCCATAGGTCCAGAAGGATCTGATATTAAAGGTATCATTGAATCGGTTCAAGCGGGCAATTATTACACTTATGAAGCAATAGGTTTAAAGCAGGAAATCCTTGCAGCATACGAGCGCTATAAAAATCAAGACCTACAAGGAAACACGGCAAATGTTTCCCAGTTTCATAGAAAACAGCTTACGCAGCAATTGGTTAACTTATTGGAGCGCTAG